CGAGGCGAGTCGCCGACGACGAGCACGCGAACGACGTCGCCGACCGTCGCGGTAGCGCCGTCGCTCACCTGCCGTTCACCCCGGTCGCGGCGCTCGTGGCCCCGTTCTCACGCGGGCGCTCGAGGTGCGTTCGATCGTCGGTCCCCCCGGAACGGCGGCCCACAGTGTGGACCGATTCCGTCGCCGGCGGGTTAATTATCGATCTCGTATCGACGGGTAGCACCGGATTACGGGGACCGCCGTCCCGGCGGGCCGGACGAGCGATCGGATCGACCGACGATACCGCTACGTCTCCCGAACGACGACGACCGGAACCGGCGAGTTCCGGACGACCTCCTCGGCGACGCTGCCGACGACCAGTTGGTCGAGGCCGGAGCGCCCGACCGTCCCGACGACGACGAGGTCGATCGGGTTCTCCTCGGCCGCCTTGACGATCTCCTCCTGCGGAACGCCGTGGCGGACGGTCGACGTTACGTCGAGGCCCGCGTCGGCCGCGGTCCGTTCGGCCGCCTCGACCGCCCCCACGGCTTCGCCCTCCTCGTCGTGGCGCATCTCGTCTCGAGTGTCGGTTGCGTGAGGTCCGTCTTCGGACACCGAGAGGATGTGCAGATTGGCCTCCAACTGTCGCGTGAGTTCGATCGCGTGCTCGGTCGCCTGGCGCGCACCCTCGCTGCCGTCGGTCGCGAGCATGATATCCTGATACATCGTTGTCCGTAATTCGACGGACGGAGGGATACCTTTCGGACCTGCGGGTGCCGGGGAGACGCCGCGGTTCCGGGCAGTACGCGGATAGCGTTCAGAAGGTGACCGCCCACTCGAGGCCGCAGTTTCCACACCCGAAGCGCCGCTCGAGGCCGGCGTCCGTGAGCCGTCGATCGACCGTTTTCCCGGCCGCTTCCGGACGATCGGGACAGCGCGCGCTACTCACGACACCCCGTTCAGAGACGGCTGACATAAACTCTCGCGCAACACACGTTGGTAGTGGCGCGTTCGTTGCGGCCGGATCAGAGCACGTCGAGGATGACCACCGCGAGGTAGAGTTGCCCGAGGCCGGCGACGATCATGATCGCGCCCGCGAGGCGTTTGAGGCGCTTCCCGTGGGTGACGAACCGGCCGGCACCCGCGAGCAGCCCCATCCCGGTGGCGACGGTCAGCGAGACCATCAGGACGACGATGCTGCCGACGTACGTCCCGATGACCGCCGCGGCCGACGCCGCCGGCAGCGACAGCGCCTGCGCGACGACCCCGACGAACAGCGGCGCGACGCAGCCCGCCGCGGCCAGCGCGTAGCCCGCGCCGAAGACGCCGAATCCGAGCACGCTCGAGCGCCGCTGCGGCAGCGGCACCGACAGCGACGGGGCGCGGTCGAAGACGACCAGCAGGCCGAACCCGACCAGCAGCGCGCCGATCAGCGGCTCGAAGTAGACGATGTTCGACAGCGTCGCGTGGCCGATCCAGAACGCGGAGCCGAAGAGCACGGCGAACGTTCCGAGCGTGCCGAGCCCGGCGACGACGCCGCGGCCGAGCGCGCCGCCCAGCGAGGCCCGCTCGCCCTCGGTCTGGTTCACGTAGAAGCCGACGTAGCCGGGCAGGAGCGGGTACGCACACGGGGAGAAGAACGTCGAAATGCCGGCGATCAGCGCGAACGTCAGCGACTCGAGGGCCGGCGCATCGACCATGTTAGCCGTCCGCGCCCTCCGCGCTGGCGTCGATCGCGGTCTCGATCCTGTCGACGAGTTCGTCGGTCGACTTGACGCCGTCGTCGGCCCACAGCACCTGTCCGGACGCATCGATCGTGACCGCGGTCGGGTAGCCCGACTCGAGGTAGCGCGCGCTCACCTCCGCGGCGGGGTCGACCGCGATGGGCCAACTGCCGTCGTGTTCGTCCCACCAGGCGGCGAGTTCGTCGTGACTGATGCCCTCGTTCGTTACCGAGACGAACTGAACGTCGGCGTCGGCGACCTGCTCGTGGGCCTCGGCGAGCGCCGGCATCTGTTTCTCGCAGGGCGAGCACCACGTGGCGAACAGGTCGATAAAGGTCGGCCGGCCCGGTTCGGGAACGAGCGTCTCGCCGGCCTCGCTGCCC
The DNA window shown above is from Halopiger xanaduensis SH-6 and carries:
- a CDS encoding universal stress protein; protein product: MYQDIMLATDGSEGARQATEHAIELTRQLEANLHILSVSEDGPHATDTRDEMRHDEEGEAVGAVEAAERTAADAGLDVTSTVRHGVPQEEIVKAAEENPIDLVVVGTVGRSGLDQLVVGSVAEEVVRNSPVPVVVVRET
- a CDS encoding cytochrome c biogenesis protein CcdA, whose product is MVDAPALESLTFALIAGISTFFSPCAYPLLPGYVGFYVNQTEGERASLGGALGRGVVAGLGTLGTFAVLFGSAFWIGHATLSNIVYFEPLIGALLVGFGLLVVFDRAPSLSVPLPQRRSSVLGFGVFGAGYALAAAGCVAPLFVGVVAQALSLPAASAAAVIGTYVGSIVVLMVSLTVATGMGLLAGAGRFVTHGKRLKRLAGAIMIVAGLGQLYLAVVILDVL
- a CDS encoding TlpA family protein disulfide reductase, encoding MRRRDVLTGLGSAGVLAGAGAVAVYGLPSVDELTGEAESDEDEPRDPLELETVDAPGSEAGETLVPEPGRPTFIDLFATWCSPCEKQMPALAEAHEQVADADVQFVSVTNEGISHDELAAWWDEHDGSWPIAVDPAAEVSARYLESGYPTAVTIDASGQVLWADDGVKSTDELVDRIETAIDASAEGADG